The following proteins come from a genomic window of Candidatus Blochmanniella vafra str. BVAF:
- a CDS encoding phosphoglycerate kinase: MISINDLDLFDKQILIRSDLNVPVKNGVITSNRRIHASLPTIQLALSKSKRVMVTSHLGRPVEGEYDPNFSLQPVVDYLKYYLSDQIRGVRLVKDYLDGIQWVSDELLILENVRFNKGEKKDDEVLSKKYAALCDVFVMDAFGSAHRMQASTHSISKFVKVACSGLLLEQELKALHQALSNPVRPMVAVVGGSKVSTKLTVLESLSKIADYLIVGGGIANTFLAALGKKVGKSLYETELIPTARNLLKNCDIPILTDVRVSSEFSETAQSIMKNVIDIKDDEQILDLGDNSIDRILQILDCAKTILWNGPLGVFEFPSFRKGTEMVSRSIAASNAFSIVGGGDTLMAVDLFGISNQISYISTGGGAFLEFIEGKILPSIQALEDHQRIRNII, encoded by the coding sequence ATGATTTCAATAAATGATTTGGATTTATTTGATAAACAAATATTAATTCGTTCGGATTTAAATGTACCTGTTAAAAATGGAGTTATTACTTCTAATAGAAGGATTCATGCGTCGTTACCAACAATTCAATTAGCCTTATCTAAAAGTAAACGAGTCATGGTAACTTCTCATTTAGGTAGGCCTGTAGAAGGTGAATATGATCCGAATTTTTCCTTACAACCTGTAGTGGATTATTTAAAATATTATTTAAGTGATCAAATTAGAGGAGTACGATTAGTTAAAGACTATTTAGATGGAATTCAGTGGGTTTCAGATGAATTATTAATTTTAGAGAATGTGAGGTTTAATAAGGGAGAAAAAAAAGACGATGAAGTATTATCGAAAAAATATGCTGCATTATGTGATGTATTTGTAATGGATGCTTTTGGTAGTGCTCATCGTATGCAAGCATCTACACATAGTATTAGTAAATTTGTTAAAGTAGCTTGTTCTGGTTTGTTATTAGAGCAAGAATTAAAGGCTTTACACCAAGCTTTATCTAATCCTGTTAGACCCATGGTTGCTGTAGTTGGAGGATCTAAAGTATCTACTAAATTAACTGTATTAGAATCTTTATCAAAAATAGCAGATTATCTTATTGTTGGAGGAGGTATTGCAAATACTTTTTTGGCTGCTTTAGGTAAAAAAGTAGGGAAATCTTTATATGAAACTGAACTTATACCTACAGCTAGAAATCTTTTGAAGAATTGTGATATTCCTATTCTTACTGATGTTAGAGTAAGTTCTGAATTTTCTGAAACTGCTCAATCTATTATGAAAAATGTAATTGATATTAAAGATGATGAACAAATTCTAGATTTAGGTGATAATTCTATTGATCGAATATTGCAGATTTTAGATTGCGCTAAAACCATATTATGGAATGGACCTCTTGGAGTATTTGAGTTTCCAAGTTTTAGAAAAGGCACAGAAATGGTATCTCGATCTATTGCTGCGAGTAATGCTTTTTCTATTGTAGGAGGTGGTGATACTTTGATGGCTGTTGATTTATTTGGTATATCTAATCAAATATCTTACATTTCTACGGGAGGAGGAGCTTTTTTAGAATTTATCGAAGGTAAAATTCTTCCGTCTATACAGGCTTTAGAAGATCACCAAAGAATTAGAAACATAATATGA
- a CDS encoding FAD-dependent monooxygenase: MGYIIDNVKLLDVLTNYAKTLKTIHFFYFTNSFEIIFHNYNEVLINLDNEFICSAKLIIAADGINSYIRNRVNIPLIFKDIRYYRLSALVHTKKEHQCTFRCIVHDHGIIIFLPLQNLHLSYVFWILSSYEIKKYLNTKNMNQHIFNVELIRFYDVLGKTILCQDDEVIQVFPIRIQYACDIIKHRLILLGQSAYVACPFVFWNINIELMDVILLFNYLREGQKTNKDIGCYSYLQLYSNYRKHSRNKFIVHIAHILSNSCYDKGWIRYVLCAFDYLTKIIPNSDEYILKYIMGLNDVPNCLFRKK, encoded by the coding sequence TTGGGGTACATTATCGATAATGTCAAATTATTAGATGTTTTGACAAATTATGCTAAAACTTTAAAAACTATTCATTTTTTTTATTTTACCAACTCGTTTGAAATAATATTTCATAATTATAATGAAGTATTAATTAATTTAGATAATGAGTTTATATGTTCTGCTAAGTTAATAATTGCAGCGGATGGAATTAATTCTTATATTAGAAATAGAGTAAATATCCCGTTAATATTTAAAGATATTAGGTACTATAGATTATCTGCTCTTGTTCATACTAAAAAAGAACATCAATGTACTTTTCGTTGTATCGTTCATGATCACGGGATAATAATTTTTTTACCGTTACAAAATTTGCATTTATCTTATGTTTTTTGGATATTGTCTTCGTATGAGATTAAAAAATATTTAAATACTAAAAATATGAATCAACATATTTTTAATGTTGAGTTGATAAGATTTTATGATGTTTTAGGTAAAACAATTTTATGTCAAGATGATGAAGTGATTCAAGTTTTTCCTATAAGGATACAGTATGCATGTGATATTATAAAACATCGATTAATATTGTTGGGGCAATCAGCGTATGTTGCATGTCCTTTTGTTTTTTGGAATATAAATATAGAACTTATGGATGTAATATTATTATTTAATTATTTAAGAGAAGGACAGAAAACTAATAAAGATATTGGGTGTTATTCTTATTTACAATTATATAGTAATTATAGAAAACATAGTAGAAATAAATTTATTGTACACATAGCACATATCTTATCCAACTCTTGTTATGACAAGGGTTGGATAAGATATGTGCTATGTGCGTTTGATTATTTAACTAAAATCATTCCTAACAGTGATGAATATATATTAAAATATATTATGGGACTAAATGATGTGCCTAATTGTTTATTTAGAAAAAAATAA
- a CDS encoding YggS family pyridoxal phosphate-dependent enzyme, whose translation MIFIQKQLNHIHNQIHIAAHNVNRNPQNIQLIAVTKNQSINTIKKSIFYGQRNFGENYVQEALKKICWFRTHIPDKISWHFIGSIQSNKIRIIAENFDWCHTISNEKSIYHLNKHRPKKLSQLNTLIQINISGNHNKSGIITIEQMLKLATTIYQCSKLKLRGIMSMSIPKSEFKQQMIQFKKVYTFFKRLQNICPHVDTLSLGMSNDILPAIYSGSNLLRIGTSIFETKSNKHDNT comes from the coding sequence ATGATTTTCATACAAAAACAACTCAATCATATACATAATCAAATACATATTGCTGCTCACAATGTAAACCGAAATCCACAGAATATTCAACTAATTGCAGTCACCAAAAATCAATCAATTAACACTATTAAAAAATCTATATTTTATGGACAACGTAATTTTGGAGAAAATTATGTACAAGAAGCCCTAAAAAAAATATGTTGGTTTCGCACACATATCCCAGATAAAATCTCCTGGCATTTTATTGGATCAATTCAATCTAATAAAATCCGAATAATTGCTGAAAATTTTGATTGGTGTCATACTATAAGCAATGAAAAATCGATATATCATTTAAATAAACATAGACCAAAAAAATTAAGTCAACTCAATACATTGATACAAATCAACATTAGTGGTAATCATAATAAATCAGGAATAATTACAATAGAACAAATGCTCAAATTAGCAACCACAATTTATCAATGCTCAAAACTAAAATTGAGGGGAATAATGTCCATGTCTATTCCAAAATCAGAATTTAAACAACAAATGATTCAATTTAAAAAAGTGTACACTTTTTTTAAAAGACTACAAAATATCTGTCCACATGTAGATACGTTATCATTAGGCATGAGTAATGACATACTTCCTGCCATCTACTCAGGAAGTAATTTGCTAAGAATTGGTACTTCTATTTTTGAAACTAAATCTAACAAGCATGATAATACTTAA
- the metK gene encoding methionine adenosyltransferase, whose product MNQYFFTSESVSPGHPDKIADQISDAILDSILTQDSNAHVACETYVKTNIVVIGGEITTTASINIEEIIKTTIREIGYVNLDMGLDANSCSIFSIINQQSPEIKNSINLNNNKIKQGAGDQGSIFGYATNETDVLMPAPITYAHRLINRQSIVRKNKTLPWLGLDAKSQITFSYNNNKIIGITAVVLSTQHHHDVKLIDLKEAVMEEIIKPVLPKKWISKHTKFFINPGGNFTIGGPIIDCGLTGRKIIVDTYGGMARHGGGSFSGKDPSKVDRSAAYAARYVAKNIVASGLAERCELQISYAIGVENPIAINIETFGTEKVLHSTLITLINDLFDFSPYGIITMLNLLQPIYKDTAVYGHFGREKFPWEKTDKTNILKDASGIK is encoded by the coding sequence ATGAATCAATATTTTTTTACATCAGAATCCGTATCACCAGGACACCCAGATAAAATTGCCGATCAAATATCTGATGCAATATTAGATTCCATTTTAACACAAGACTCTAACGCTCATGTTGCATGTGAAACTTACGTTAAAACAAACATAGTAGTAATAGGGGGAGAAATCACCACAACAGCCTCAATTAATATAGAAGAGATTATTAAAACCACTATTCGAGAAATCGGATATGTTAATTTAGATATGGGACTAGATGCAAATTCATGCTCAATCTTCAGTATAATTAACCAACAATCGCCAGAAATTAAAAATAGCATAAATTTAAATAATAATAAAATCAAACAAGGAGCAGGAGATCAAGGGTCGATTTTTGGATACGCAACAAATGAAACTGACGTGTTAATGCCAGCCCCCATTACCTATGCTCATCGTTTAATAAATAGACAATCAATAGTACGAAAAAATAAAACTTTACCTTGGCTAGGATTAGATGCAAAAAGCCAAATAACGTTTTCTTATAACAATAATAAAATAATAGGAATTACTGCAGTTGTGTTATCTACACAACATCATCATGATGTTAAATTAATAGATTTAAAAGAAGCAGTTATGGAAGAAATTATTAAACCAGTATTACCAAAAAAATGGATATCTAAACACACTAAATTTTTTATTAATCCTGGTGGTAATTTTACAATAGGAGGGCCAATAATTGACTGCGGTTTAACTGGAAGAAAAATAATTGTAGATACATATGGAGGTATGGCCAGACATGGAGGCGGATCTTTTTCTGGAAAAGATCCATCTAAAGTAGATCGTTCTGCTGCTTATGCAGCACGATATGTAGCAAAAAATATCGTAGCTTCAGGATTAGCAGAGCGCTGTGAACTACAAATATCTTATGCTATTGGAGTAGAAAATCCAATAGCTATTAATATCGAAACTTTTGGAACAGAAAAAGTTTTACATTCAACTTTAATAACACTAATAAATGATTTATTTGATTTTAGTCCTTATGGGATAATTACTATGTTAAATTTATTACAACCAATTTATAAAGATACAGCTGTGTATGGACATTTTGGACGAGAAAAATTCCCTTGGGAAAAAACCGATAAAACAAATATTTTAAAAGACGCAAGCGGAATCAAATAA
- the ruvX gene encoding Holliday junction resolvase RuvX produces the protein MSNIEIIMAFDFGTKNIGVAVGQKLTCTTTSLNVLHSIAGTPDWKNIELMYNEWKPKTLIVGLPLQIDGSEQYITILSKKFAIQLKNKFNTTVEMYDERFTTLEARSNFYNQYCSKFSEKIKKNKIDSIAAEIILKSWLNTNYKLI, from the coding sequence ATGTCTAATATAGAAATAATTATGGCATTTGACTTTGGAACAAAAAATATTGGAGTTGCTGTAGGTCAAAAATTAACTTGTACAACTACATCTCTTAACGTACTACACTCAATCGCCGGAACTCCAGATTGGAAAAATATTGAACTTATGTATAATGAATGGAAACCTAAAACATTAATAGTAGGTTTACCTTTGCAAATAGACGGCAGTGAACAATATATTACTATTTTATCAAAAAAATTCGCAATTCAATTAAAAAACAAATTTAATACTACTGTAGAAATGTATGATGAACGTTTTACAACTCTGGAAGCTCGCTCTAATTTTTATAACCAATATTGTTCCAAATTTTCAGAAAAAATAAAAAAAAACAAAATAGACTCGATAGCCGCTGAAATAATTTTAAAAAGCTGGTTAAATACCAACTATAAACTGATATAG
- a CDS encoding YqgE/AlgH family protein produces MLDNKITNLQNYFLVAMPTLKDPLFKKSVIYICEHNNTGAMGIVINKPLGKCTIETILNKLKITSTQRDPSIQLNHPIFLGGPLLDDRGFILHTPKLGFNSSINISEKAMITTSKDILETLGTPDQPENILVALGYSGWGKGQLEQELIENSWITVPANETILFHTPIINRWNDAAKILGINMHNIIAHQTGHA; encoded by the coding sequence ATGTTAGATAATAAAATTACAAACTTACAAAATTATTTTTTAGTAGCAATGCCAACTCTGAAGGATCCTTTATTTAAAAAATCCGTCATATACATTTGTGAACATAATAATACTGGAGCTATGGGAATAGTCATTAATAAACCACTTGGAAAGTGTACGATAGAAACCATATTAAATAAATTAAAAATAACTTCTACACAAAGAGATCCGTCAATCCAACTAAACCATCCAATATTTTTAGGTGGTCCACTATTAGATGATCGAGGATTTATTTTACATACACCAAAATTAGGATTTAATTCTAGCATAAATATCTCTGAAAAAGCTATGATTACTACATCTAAGGATATTCTAGAAACTTTAGGAACACCTGATCAACCAGAAAACATTTTAGTTGCATTAGGTTATTCTGGTTGGGGAAAAGGACAATTAGAACAAGAATTAATAGAAAATTCTTGGATTACTGTGCCAGCTAATGAAACTATTTTATTCCATACTCCCATTATAAATCGTTGGAATGATGCAGCCAAAATATTAGGTATCAATATGCACAATATTATTGCGCATCAAACAGGGCATGCCTAA
- the rpiA gene encoding ribose-5-phosphate isomerase RpiA translates to MKQDELKKAVGWAALKYIKFNTIIGIGTGSTVSYFINALGSIKEKIIGVVSSSKNSSIQLKKVGIPIYNFNNIDNLDVYIDSADEIDKYMQMIKGGGGALTQEKILAFAAKQFICIIDSSKQVDILGRGPLPVEVIPMARSLVAKELIRLGGLPEYRYGVVTDNGNSILDVHNMNIINASLLEERINNIPGVVSVGIFAHRKADVVLISTKNGIKVLNNNNLK, encoded by the coding sequence ATGAAACAAGATGAATTGAAAAAAGCAGTAGGGTGGGCAGCATTAAAATATATTAAATTTAATACTATTATAGGTATAGGTACAGGATCTACAGTTTCTTATTTTATTAATGCTTTAGGCAGTATAAAGGAAAAAATAATCGGGGTAGTATCTAGCTCAAAAAATTCGTCAATTCAGTTAAAAAAAGTGGGGATTCCGATATATAATTTCAATAATATAGATAATCTTGATGTATATATTGATAGTGCGGATGAGATTGATAAATATATGCAAATGATCAAAGGTGGAGGAGGGGCTTTAACTCAAGAAAAAATTCTTGCTTTTGCTGCAAAACAATTTATTTGTATTATTGATAGTAGTAAACAAGTAGATATATTAGGGCGTGGGCCACTACCAGTTGAAGTTATACCGATGGCACGTAGTTTAGTAGCTAAGGAGTTAATTCGTTTAGGTGGATTGCCTGAATATCGTTATGGTGTGGTTACCGATAATGGAAATAGTATTTTAGATGTACATAATATGAATATAATTAATGCTTCTTTATTAGAAGAGAGGATTAATAATATTCCTGGAGTAGTAAGTGTTGGTATTTTTGCTCACAGGAAAGCAGATGTTGTATTGATTAGCACAAAAAATGGAATAAAAGTATTAAATAATAATAATTTAAAATAA
- a CDS encoding 5-formyltetrahydrofolate cyclo-ligase — protein MRHVTNKKKIRKYIRSLRQSLTFSEQYVAAQLITNKIINLHYVDQAKNIAIFISTDGEVSTNLLIKTLLLMNKSIYLPILPNIYTQSIQYLSFVKYTLSTPLVRNRFNIYEPKYNNNNIHIIPMELLDILFIPLVAFDQNKNRLGMGGGFYDKTLQHWEKKIKNCICIGLAYNFQKIPNHLLPIEQWDIKLSNIITPSCLY, from the coding sequence ATGCGCCACGTCACAAATAAAAAAAAAATCCGAAAATATATACGTTCTTTAAGACAATCCTTAACATTTTCAGAGCAATATGTAGCAGCTCAATTAATAACTAATAAAATTATCAATCTACATTATGTAGATCAAGCTAAAAATATAGCAATTTTTATTTCAACCGATGGAGAAGTCTCTACTAATTTACTTATTAAAACTTTATTACTTATGAATAAATCAATATATTTACCAATACTTCCCAATATATATACACAGTCTATTCAATATTTATCATTTGTGAAATACACCTTATCAACCCCCCTTGTTCGCAATCGTTTCAATATATATGAACCCAAATATAACAACAATAATATTCATATTATACCTATGGAATTACTAGACATTTTATTTATTCCACTAGTCGCTTTTGATCAAAACAAAAACAGACTAGGTATGGGTGGTGGATTTTATGATAAAACATTACAACATTGGGAAAAAAAAATAAAAAATTGTATTTGCATTGGACTAGCATATAACTTTCAAAAAATTCCAAATCATTTATTACCTATAGAACAATGGGATATAAAACTATCTAACATAATTACTCCATCTTGTTTATATTAA
- the zapA gene encoding cell division protein ZapA produces MPEKPIDIQIFGRTLRINCPPHQKDALNKAVQDLTKRLHDLKIKTKVTNSDQLIFITALNICHELAQEKLKTVEYILHVKKCLLEVQQTVEKALTTHDNLTERSNLTLEYSKHT; encoded by the coding sequence ATGCCTGAAAAACCAATAGATATTCAAATTTTTGGACGTACACTAAGAATAAACTGCCCACCCCACCAAAAAGATGCTTTAAATAAAGCAGTACAAGATTTAACAAAACGCTTACACGATTTGAAAATTAAAACAAAAGTAACTAATTCTGACCAACTAATATTCATAACTGCTTTAAATATTTGTCACGAATTAGCTCAAGAAAAATTAAAAACAGTTGAATATATATTACACGTTAAAAAATGTTTATTAGAAGTACAACAAACTGTTGAAAAAGCTTTAACAACACACGATAATTTAACAGAACGCTCTAACTTAACTTTAGAATATTCTAAACATACATAA
- the fbaA gene encoding class II fructose-bisphosphate aldolase, with product MTGIFKFIKPGVIFGNDIQKLFSLAKKNNFALPAVNCIGIDSINAALEAASNMKSPIILQFSNKGSAFMAGYGLDNENYSASILGAIAGGLYVHHISIHYGIPVILHTDHCPKKFLPWIDALLDFSEKHFASTGNPLFSSHMIDLSAESLEENIEISSQYLSRMAKLNMILEIELGCTGGEEDGINNDCLDQSCLYTTPEDVAYAYEKLHVISPRFMIAASFGNVHGVYQPGNVRLDPKILDKSQKYISNKFGLSKNFLNLVFHGGSGSSSEEIKKAITYGVVKINFDTDIQWASWEGVLKYYKKNKNFLQAQLGNPHDNNFPNKKFYDPREWLRESQKSMIKYLEKIFFILNATNIL from the coding sequence ATGACTGGTATTTTTAAATTTATAAAACCTGGTGTAATTTTTGGGAATGATATACAAAAATTATTTTCTTTAGCAAAGAAAAATAATTTTGCATTACCTGCGGTAAACTGTATAGGGATAGATTCAATTAATGCTGCTTTAGAAGCTGCTTCTAACATGAAATCTCCAATTATTTTGCAATTTTCTAATAAAGGATCAGCTTTTATGGCAGGATATGGATTAGATAATGAGAATTATTCAGCATCAATTTTAGGGGCAATTGCAGGGGGCTTGTATGTACATCATATATCTATTCATTATGGTATCCCAGTTATTTTGCATACTGATCATTGCCCGAAAAAATTTTTACCTTGGATTGATGCTTTATTAGATTTTAGTGAAAAACATTTTGCTTCTACTGGAAATCCATTATTTTCTTCGCATATGATTGACTTATCTGCAGAATCTTTGGAAGAAAATATAGAAATTAGTTCACAATATTTAAGTCGGATGGCTAAATTAAATATGATCTTAGAAATAGAGTTAGGTTGCACTGGAGGAGAGGAAGATGGAATTAATAACGATTGTTTGGATCAGTCTTGTTTATATACCACTCCTGAAGATGTAGCTTATGCTTACGAAAAGTTACATGTAATTAGTCCTAGATTTATGATAGCTGCTTCGTTTGGGAATGTTCATGGAGTATATCAACCTGGTAATGTACGATTAGATCCTAAAATTTTAGATAAATCTCAAAAATATATTTCTAATAAATTTGGGTTATCTAAAAATTTTTTAAATTTAGTATTTCATGGGGGGTCTGGTTCTTCTTCAGAAGAAATTAAAAAAGCAATTACATATGGAGTAGTAAAAATTAATTTTGATACTGATATACAATGGGCTTCTTGGGAAGGAGTTTTGAAATATTATAAAAAAAATAAAAATTTTCTTCAGGCTCAATTAGGTAACCCACATGATAATAATTTTCCGAATAAAAAATTTTACGACCCTAGAGAATGGTTAAGAGAAAGTCAAAAGTCAATGATTAAATATTTAGAAAAGATATTTTTTATATTAAATGCAACTAATATTTTGTGA
- a CDS encoding FAD-dependent monooxygenase has protein sequence MSVVISGGGMIGLILALKLSKLTQGRLEISLIEQNSIDICKDKFFLGNPGVIALSRGAYFELSKIDIISSILSHYSSIVDTLEISEYSKFSEVFIDAQDYHVSELGYIMPLFPIRRELYDVLYRQPGVTIYCSVKIQHIIRKKSHNIIFLNTGKKIISKLIIAADGSGSNLINYYGIQQFKWNYHQTAVVTEVTTAVSHCGRAFERFTPFGPLVFLPMSNRNVSFMIWCIFKKRNQEIFKYGSSNFSKILQKMFGWKLGKILHIKNRYFHNLWLIYSYNHIAYRLALVGNSAQKLHPIAGQGFNLGIRDVVVLSEIIYQALRDNVDIGDYSVLSAYQKRRRLDQFKTIAATDGLINLFENHYLPLIIARNLGLFCIEHNSFLKDFFVKKALFWSLM, from the coding sequence ATGTCTGTTGTAATAAGTGGTGGTGGAATGATAGGGTTGATTTTGGCATTGAAGTTGTCTAAATTAACGCAAGGGAGGTTAGAAATTTCATTAATCGAGCAGAATTCTATTGATATCTGTAAAGATAAATTCTTTTTAGGCAATCCTGGTGTGATCGCATTATCTAGAGGAGCGTATTTTGAGTTATCTAAAATTGATATCATTTCTTCTATTTTATCTCATTATTCTTCTATTGTAGATACACTAGAGATTAGTGAATATAGTAAGTTTAGCGAAGTTTTTATTGATGCTCAAGATTATCACGTATCAGAATTAGGTTATATAATGCCTTTGTTTCCTATTAGAAGAGAATTATATGATGTTTTGTATCGGCAACCTGGTGTAACTATATATTGTTCTGTTAAAATACAGCATATTATCCGAAAAAAATCTCATAATATTATTTTTTTAAATACTGGGAAAAAGATAATTTCAAAATTAATAATTGCAGCAGATGGATCTGGGTCAAATTTAATCAATTATTATGGTATTCAACAATTTAAGTGGAATTATCATCAAACAGCAGTAGTTACTGAAGTAACTACTGCTGTGTCTCATTGTGGTCGAGCGTTTGAAAGATTTACCCCATTTGGTCCTTTAGTTTTTTTACCTATGTCTAATAGAAATGTAAGTTTTATGATTTGGTGTATATTTAAAAAAAGAAATCAAGAAATTTTTAAATATGGAAGCAGTAATTTTTCTAAAATATTACAAAAAATGTTTGGATGGAAATTGGGTAAAATTTTGCATATAAAAAATCGATATTTTCATAATCTTTGGTTAATATATTCTTATAATCATATTGCTTATAGATTAGCTTTAGTTGGAAATTCTGCACAGAAACTTCATCCTATAGCTGGACAAGGGTTTAATCTTGGAATTCGAGATGTTGTAGTGTTATCTGAAATTATTTATCAAGCTTTAAGAGATAATGTAGATATTGGAGATTATTCTGTATTAAGTGCGTATCAAAAACGCAGGCGTTTAGATCAATTTAAAACTATTGCTGCAACAGATGGGTTAATTAATTTATTTGAAAATCATTATTTGCCGTTAATTATTGCTCGGAATTTAGGATTATTTTGTATTGAACATAATTCTTTTTTGAAGGATTTTTTTGTAAAAAAAGCATTATTTTGGTCTTTAATGTAA
- the speB gene encoding agmatinase, whose translation MNNFSCNNDHSLFSNAFGFLRLPLEFDPYTQCSDWVITGVPFDMATSGRPGSRFGPTAIRQASINLVWEQCRWPWNFNIREKLKIIDCGDLVYKIGSIQNFTDNLQIHIEHLLNSRKKVFLLGGDHYITLPALRAYSKIFGKIAIIHFDAHTDCYSNCSQYDHGAVMLYALNEGLINPNLSIQIGIRTEYDTKFGFTILDSEFVNSVDTSIIVNKIISVIQNAPVYLTFDIDCLDPSIAPGTGTPVIGGLTSSCVLKLIRSLKKINIIGMDIVEVSPEYDCSQITALTAATLGLEMLYTQAVIC comes from the coding sequence ATGAACAATTTTAGTTGTAATAATGATCATTCTTTATTTTCAAATGCGTTTGGATTTTTAAGATTACCTTTAGAATTCGATCCATATACCCAATGTAGTGATTGGGTAATTACTGGAGTACCTTTTGATATGGCTACTTCTGGAAGGCCGGGAAGTAGATTTGGTCCAACTGCCATTAGGCAAGCGTCTATAAATCTAGTTTGGGAACAGTGTCGGTGGCCTTGGAATTTTAATATACGAGAAAAATTAAAAATTATTGATTGTGGTGATTTAGTATATAAAATAGGTAGTATTCAAAATTTTACGGATAATTTACAAATACATATTGAACATTTATTAAATTCTAGAAAGAAGGTTTTTTTATTAGGAGGGGACCATTATATCACATTACCTGCTTTACGTGCTTACTCAAAAATTTTTGGAAAAATAGCTATTATTCATTTTGATGCTCATACAGATTGTTATAGTAATTGTAGTCAGTATGATCACGGAGCTGTTATGTTATATGCATTAAATGAAGGATTGATTAATCCTAATTTATCAATTCAAATTGGAATTCGGACTGAATATGATACAAAATTTGGTTTTACAATATTAGATTCAGAATTTGTTAATTCAGTGGATACTAGTATTATAGTTAATAAAATAATATCGGTTATTCAAAATGCGCCAGTATATTTGACTTTTGATATAGATTGTTTAGATCCATCAATAGCACCTGGAACTGGCACTCCTGTAATTGGAGGATTAACTTCATCGTGTGTTTTAAAATTAATACGCAGTTTAAAAAAAATAAATATTATTGGGATGGATATAGTAGAAGTATCCCCTGAATATGATTGCTCTCAAATTACTGCATTAACTGCGGCTACGTTAGGTTTAGAAATGTTATATACACAGGCTGTTATTTGCTGA